One part of the Kiritimatiellia bacterium genome encodes these proteins:
- a CDS encoding PTS sugar transporter subunit IIA yields MGKTSTSAGAKTTRVPHRIFNLYEVADYLHLSRADVERLVRDNEIPYQKRGEKLVFIRSEIDEWASKRIIGSKKGEIDEERYTPRPKPHNLDRQHAIIPELLKVEYINPALKSKTKAAVINDMVALADKTGLLLQKADLLKSLKEREQMCSTALAGGIALLHPRTHQPYMFEDSFLVFGRTVQPVPYGAPDGMMTDLFFLVCCQEDKIHLHVLARLCVLCYQTTLLIDLREAETAEEMYNLLISAEQEIIKDM; encoded by the coding sequence ATGGGTAAAACATCAACATCTGCGGGTGCGAAAACCACCCGCGTTCCTCATCGAATCTTCAATTTGTACGAGGTCGCCGATTACCTTCACCTCTCGCGAGCGGATGTCGAAAGGCTCGTGCGGGATAATGAAATCCCGTACCAAAAACGCGGCGAAAAGCTCGTGTTCATTCGCAGCGAGATTGACGAGTGGGCGTCGAAACGGATCATCGGCTCGAAAAAGGGGGAGATCGACGAGGAACGATACACTCCACGTCCCAAGCCGCACAACCTCGACCGCCAGCATGCGATCATTCCCGAATTGCTAAAGGTCGAATATATCAACCCTGCGCTAAAGTCGAAGACCAAGGCCGCCGTCATCAACGATATGGTTGCGCTGGCGGACAAGACAGGTCTTCTGCTCCAGAAGGCGGACCTGCTGAAGAGCCTCAAGGAACGTGAACAGATGTGTTCGACGGCGCTCGCGGGGGGAATCGCCCTGCTCCACCCGCGGACGCACCAGCCTTACATGTTTGAGGATTCTTTCCTCGTTTTTGGGCGAACCGTCCAGCCCGTGCCCTACGGCGCGCCGGACGGCATGATGACGGACCTCTTTTTTCTGGTCTGCTGTCAGGAGGACAAGATTCACTTGCATGTCCTCGCCCGACTTTGCGTGCTGTGTTACCAAACCACCCTTCTGATCGATCTCCGCGAGGCGGAAACGGCCGAGGAAATGTATAACCTGCTGATCAGCGCCGAGCAGGAGATCATCAAGGATATGTAG
- a CDS encoding cob(I)yrinic acid a,c-diamide adenosyltransferase: protein MRSITTKVGDRGTTFLFSGEEVPKDSPRTMAYGDLDELVSALGLARCHVESEEIKNDILLIQRDLFTVGAELATAVDHVNLLKQRIGEAELSEFESRRSSLEARIRMPDGFIIPGGSGSRGAAFLDFARAIARRLERRAVRLQRAGLIDNRHLLIWLNRLSDYLWLLARLEEGESLSLRELRKRKDLQGT from the coding sequence ATGCGTTCGATCACGACAAAGGTGGGTGACCGCGGCACCACATTCCTTTTTTCCGGAGAAGAGGTGCCCAAAGATTCGCCCCGTACCATGGCCTATGGCGACCTCGATGAATTGGTCAGCGCCCTCGGCCTCGCGCGATGTCATGTCGAGTCGGAAGAAATCAAAAACGACATTCTGTTGATTCAACGCGATCTCTTCACGGTGGGCGCCGAATTGGCGACCGCGGTCGACCACGTCAATCTTCTGAAACAGCGGATTGGCGAGGCGGAACTTAGCGAGTTTGAGTCGCGCAGGTCTTCTCTCGAGGCGCGTATCCGGATGCCCGACGGATTCATCATCCCAGGTGGCAGCGGTTCGCGCGGCGCGGCCTTCCTCGATTTTGCCCGAGCCATCGCCCGCAGACTTGAGCGGCGGGCCGTTCGTTTGCAACGGGCGGGGCTGATCGACAACCGCCATCTGCTCATCTGGCTGAACCGGCTATCGGACTACCTGTGGCTGCTCGCGCGGCTGGAGGAAGGAG
- a CDS encoding PTS sugar transporter subunit IIA — MNPKRVLSKDTIVLALKATTKEGIIEELIDVLVRAGRVKDRKAALKTVLERERKMSTGLQNGIAIPHGKTDS, encoded by the coding sequence ATGAACCCGAAACGGGTATTGTCCAAAGACACCATCGTGTTGGCGCTCAAAGCGACCACAAAAGAAGGAATTATCGAAGAGCTGATTGACGTTCTTGTGCGCGCCGGCCGCGTCAAGGACCGAAAGGCGGCTCTGAAGACCGTCCTTGAGCGAGAGCGGAAAATGTCGACCGGCCTTCAAAACGGTATCGCCATCCCCCACGGCAAGACTGACTC